The Bacteroidota bacterium genome includes a region encoding these proteins:
- a CDS encoding T9SS type A sorting domain-containing protein — protein MKLKINSIVFILLTQQVLFSQSPGIEWQQTIGGNSFDNIVQIEETPDGGYIVGGFSSSGVSGDKTEASFAGGTIGYDYWILKLDENGNIIWQNTLNANRDDVLADLVLCSDGGYLLAGYSSSGTSGDKSENVIGGGITNPDYWIVKLNSVGVMEWENSIGGDQGDYLKTAKQTADGGFILGGSSLSGISGDKTELCFGSSDYWMVKINSTGFIEWQKTIGGVLYDDFSSLDIALDGGYILGGSSVSPISGNKSENCIGNSDIYPDYWIVKTDASGNIEWDHTSGGKRSDYLSALQSCADGGYIVGGKSDSRSFGDKSEDNMTGPLKYDYWVFKMDEDGNVIWDNSIGGSDGDHLNALDQTSDNGFYFAGYSNSTNSFDKSEPLSGFSDYWIIKTDANGNIIWENSIIGLGSDFLYVCNQTSDGGIILGGNSSSGIGADKTEGVVGETADFWIIKIAPETCPLVTGIFTDNITTTKATANWNIIPGADSYQIWYRPIGAGTWTKKLATTNFKTIKSIIPDTDYEYQVRAECSDGEFGAFTDLQNFTTLPLRAELDLVSMEMDIFPNPNTGFFTISAEISSQIQNNEIVQIQIFDLTGKLIHNQQNKFNNGIINEDIHLKNIPSGIYILKCFSENITIEEKIIIE, from the coding sequence ATGAAATTAAAAATTAATTCTATTGTGTTTATTTTGTTAACACAACAGGTGTTATTCTCGCAATCACCCGGCATTGAGTGGCAACAAACTATTGGTGGAAATTCATTTGATAATATTGTTCAAATTGAAGAAACTCCGGATGGCGGTTATATAGTTGGTGGATTTTCATCTTCGGGAGTATCGGGCGATAAAACGGAAGCTTCCTTTGCAGGAGGAACAATAGGTTATGACTATTGGATACTTAAACTGGATGAAAACGGAAATATTATTTGGCAAAATACGCTCAATGCAAACCGCGACGATGTATTGGCAGATTTAGTATTATGTTCTGATGGAGGATATTTATTAGCCGGTTATTCAAGTTCAGGTACCAGTGGTGATAAGTCTGAAAATGTAATAGGAGGAGGAATTACAAATCCCGATTATTGGATAGTAAAATTAAATAGTGTTGGTGTAATGGAATGGGAAAATTCCATTGGTGGTGATCAGGGAGATTATTTGAAAACTGCAAAACAAACAGCAGATGGTGGTTTTATTTTAGGAGGTTCTTCTTTATCCGGAATTTCAGGCGATAAAACAGAACTATGTTTTGGTAGCAGTGATTATTGGATGGTAAAAATAAATTCAACGGGATTTATTGAATGGCAAAAAACAATTGGCGGTGTTTTATATGACGACTTTTCTTCACTGGATATTGCCTTGGATGGTGGATATATTTTAGGCGGATCTTCCGTTTCCCCTATTTCGGGAAACAAATCAGAAAATTGTATTGGTAATTCAGATATTTATCCTGATTATTGGATTGTTAAAACAGATGCATCGGGAAATATAGAATGGGATCATACAAGTGGTGGTAAACGGTCGGATTATCTTTCAGCATTGCAAAGTTGTGCTGATGGAGGGTATATTGTTGGTGGAAAATCTGATTCCAGATCATTCGGAGATAAATCAGAAGATAATATGACCGGTCCTCTTAAATATGATTATTGGGTATTTAAAATGGATGAAGATGGAAACGTAATTTGGGATAATTCAATAGGTGGTTCAGACGGCGACCATTTAAACGCTTTGGATCAGACATCAGATAATGGTTTTTATTTTGCAGGCTATTCCAATTCTACAAATTCTTTTGATAAATCGGAACCACTGAGTGGCTTTTCTGATTATTGGATCATTAAAACTGATGCAAATGGAAATATAATTTGGGAGAACAGTATAATTGGTTTAGGCTCCGATTTTTTATACGTTTGTAATCAAACATCTGATGGAGGAATAATTTTAGGTGGAAATAGCAGTTCAGGAATTGGCGCCGATAAAACAGAAGGAGTGGTAGGTGAAACTGCAGATTTTTGGATCATTAAAATTGCACCGGAAACCTGTCCTCTTGTCACCGGTATTTTTACCGATAATATCACAACCACAAAAGCTACCGCAAACTGGAATATAATTCCCGGAGCAGATTCCTATCAGATATGGTACCGCCCTATTGGAGCCGGCACCTGGACCAAAAAATTAGCAACTACTAATTTTAAAACAATTAAATCAATAATTCCAGATACTGACTACGAATATCAGGTTCGTGCAGAATGCAGCGATGGAGAATTTGGTGCATTTACTGATTTACAGAATTTTACAACTTTACCGTTAAGAGCAGAATTAGATTTAGTATCTATGGAAATGGATATTTTCCCAAATCCAAATACAGGTTTTTTTACAATTTCAGCTGAAATATCATCACAAATCCAAAACAACGAAATTGTTCAAATACAAATATTTGATCTCACCGGTAAATTGATACATAATCAACAAAACAAATTTAATAATGGAATAATTAATGAAGATATTCATTTAAAAAATATCCCTTCCGGAATATATATATTGAAATGTTTTTCTGAAAATATTACCATAGAAGAAAAAATTATCATTGAATAA
- a CDS encoding T9SS type A sorting domain-containing protein — translation MKNTFFLVSFIIVEFLLNSSIIYAQPCVPSDEICNGIDDDCDGIVDFLGCDPGPQVMVQNTIGGNHTDDVVDIIPATDNGFIVVGTSASEMSGDKTESSIGPTGLSDYWILKLDQDLNIIWQNTIGGDKSDVMRAVVATSDGGYLLGGYSDSPISGDKTVPSVGPGTAFDYWLVKINSVGDIEWQKIYGGTGTDSFEGMCATSDGGFVLCGYSYSGIGGTKTEANIGNADYWIIKINSEGDIIWQNTIGGNKDDFAYTIKQSADGGYLVGGFSKSNISGDKTEACIGGTGKYDYWIVKLNSEGIIVWQNTLGGTETDELHDIEELSDGNILLAGFSRSAPSADKTENIIGTELLSSDYWLVKLDASGNKLWDESIGGGSSDYLFDIEETPDGNYFLMGYSSSTNGYDKVEYNFGQEDYWIMMLDTSRNILWQNSIGGTETDYLRSGHYLTDGTIILGGYSESDDGFDKNENSLGLFDYWIIKIFEEDCTPIPELCNALDDNCNGLIDDDVIETINISADGATTFCQGNSVLLSATYSGASIQWKKNGTNIPGATSSTYSANKTGNFTAITTSPCGTATSSIINVTVNKNPPASITAGGATTFCAGGSVILTANAGGGLSYQWYKGATLVVGATSINYTATTAGNYKCRVTKTATGCYKNSNIISVSVPCKESLETINPEIHIYPNPASEKITINIDNKFTLGSITITDISGKKIIQQKLKSGISEFEISKLMSGLYFINFSIDGINSTQKFIKN, via the coding sequence ATGAAAAATACATTTTTTCTAGTTTCTTTTATTATTGTTGAATTTTTATTAAATTCTTCTATAATTTATGCGCAGCCTTGTGTTCCCTCAGATGAAATTTGTAATGGTATTGATGATGATTGCGATGGAATTGTTGACTTTTTAGGCTGTGATCCCGGTCCGCAAGTTATGGTTCAAAATACGATTGGCGGAAATCATACAGACGATGTAGTTGATATTATTCCTGCTACAGATAATGGATTTATTGTTGTTGGAACAAGTGCTTCAGAAATGTCGGGGGATAAAACTGAATCTTCCATAGGGCCAACCGGTCTGTCAGACTATTGGATCTTAAAATTGGATCAGGATCTGAATATTATTTGGCAGAATACTATTGGTGGTGATAAATCTGATGTTATGCGTGCAGTTGTTGCAACATCCGATGGGGGTTATCTGTTGGGTGGATATTCTGATTCACCTATTTCGGGCGATAAAACTGTGCCATCGGTAGGACCCGGAACTGCCTTTGATTACTGGCTTGTAAAAATAAACTCAGTCGGTGATATTGAATGGCAAAAAATATATGGAGGAACCGGAACCGATTCGTTTGAAGGGATGTGTGCAACATCAGATGGCGGTTTTGTGCTTTGCGGATATTCTTATTCCGGCATAGGTGGAACTAAAACAGAAGCAAATATCGGTAACGCTGATTATTGGATAATTAAAATTAATTCCGAAGGAGATATTATCTGGCAAAATACAATTGGAGGAAATAAAGACGATTTTGCATATACCATAAAACAAAGTGCAGATGGTGGATATTTAGTCGGCGGATTTTCAAAAAGCAATATCTCAGGTGACAAAACGGAAGCTTGTATTGGTGGCACGGGAAAATATGATTATTGGATCGTAAAATTAAATTCAGAAGGTATTATCGTTTGGCAAAATACCTTGGGCGGAACTGAAACGGATGAGTTACATGATATAGAAGAATTAAGCGACGGTAATATATTGCTAGCAGGGTTTTCCCGGTCAGCACCCTCCGCAGATAAAACAGAAAATATTATTGGCACCGAATTATTATCAAGTGATTATTGGCTGGTTAAATTAGATGCTTCAGGTAATAAATTATGGGACGAATCGATTGGCGGTGGAAGCAGCGATTATTTGTTTGATATAGAAGAAACACCCGATGGAAATTATTTTTTAATGGGATACTCATCTTCAACTAATGGTTATGATAAGGTAGAATATAACTTTGGACAGGAAGATTATTGGATAATGATGTTGGACACATCAAGGAATATCTTATGGCAGAATTCCATTGGCGGTACAGAAACTGATTATTTGCGATCTGGTCATTATCTAACTGACGGAACTATTATTCTGGGAGGATATTCAGAATCAGATGACGGATTTGATAAAAATGAAAATTCTCTTGGACTCTTTGATTATTGGATAATAAAAATTTTTGAGGAAGATTGCACCCCAATTCCTGAATTGTGTAATGCACTCGACGACAATTGTAACGGATTAATTGATGATGATGTAATAGAAACAATTAATATTTCGGCAGATGGTGCAACAACATTCTGTCAGGGAAATTCCGTTTTATTATCTGCAACATATTCCGGTGCAAGCATCCAATGGAAAAAGAACGGAACAAATATTCCAGGTGCAACATCATCAACATACTCAGCAAATAAAACCGGAAATTTTACTGCAATTACAACCTCACCTTGTGGAACTGCAACATCATCAATAATAAATGTAACCGTAAATAAAAACCCTCCCGCCTCCATTACCGCAGGTGGCGCAACAACTTTCTGCGCAGGTGGTTCGGTAATATTAACCGCAAATGCAGGAGGTGGATTAAGTTACCAATGGTATAAAGGAGCAACACTTGTGGTTGGTGCAACATCAATAAATTACACAGCAACAACCGCAGGAAATTATAAATGCAGAGTTACTAAAACTGCAACCGGTTGTTATAAAAATTCAAACATTATTTCCGTTTCTGTTCCATGTAAAGAATCATTGGAAACTATAAATCCTGAAATACATATTTATCCAAACCCTGCCTCAGAAAAGATCACAATCAATATAGATAATAAATTTACTTTGGGGTCAATCACAATTACTGATATCAGCGGTAAAAAAATAATTCAACAAAAACTTAAATCAGGTATTTCTGAATTTGAAATTTCAAAATTAATGTCAGGATTGTATTTTATCAACTTTTCTATTGATGGAATTAATTCCACTCAAAAATTTATAAAAAACTAA
- a CDS encoding T9SS type A sorting domain-containing protein, translating into MQIRIFLTAFLITTITLIQAQVPTLDWQSCFGGTNHEVPESICETSDRGVVVAGYSMSNNGDVTENQGLYDWWIFKLDPAHNLLWQRSLGGTKDDFAYSVISTADGNVLCGGSTRSNDGDVSGNHGNFDCWLTKMDSLGNVIWSKCYGGTQYDELKSLIQTTDGGYIFSGRSHSNNGDVSGHHGTAISSDAWVVKIDAAGNIEWQRSYGGTDWDYSEDIIQTAEGYVFTGYASSNDGDANASHPVDYWIVKIDLTGNIIWSKTYGGSNSDNANSLIQLADGNFIVAGTSYSWNGDVTGHHGTDLSNGDVWVLKLDANGNIVWKKSYGGLSIELGNEVIDYDDDLFLVTGYAQSIDGDLSSTPSNDGNVWTLAINKVSGVMEWYALNGGSVGTEYGRTVCKTSYNGFIFGAIATTNNDLITTAHGFNDFWIFTWTPDCIAVTETCNLIDDDCDGLIDNGIIETINISADGATTFCQGNSVLLSATYSGASIQWKKNGTNIPGATSSAYSANKTGNYTAVTTSPCGTATSSIINVTVNKNPSASITAGGATTFCAGGSVILTANAGGGLSYQWYKGASLLVGATSINYTATTAGNYKCRVTKTATGCFKNSNVISVTVPCKEGEELMNEQNNNFTIFPNPNNGTFNLLYDCPTGSIYLTILNSLGQQIFYKQINSTNGIINETISINNLSSGIYFVKLYNENNYSEQKLIIE; encoded by the coding sequence ATGCAGATCCGGATCTTTTTAACAGCCTTTTTAATCACTACAATTACACTAATACAAGCTCAGGTGCCTACACTCGACTGGCAGAGCTGTTTTGGCGGTACTAATCACGAAGTTCCCGAATCCATTTGTGAAACGTCGGATAGAGGAGTTGTAGTTGCAGGATATTCTATGAGTAATAACGGAGATGTTACAGAAAATCAGGGATTATATGACTGGTGGATATTTAAACTTGATCCCGCTCACAATTTATTGTGGCAAAGATCTTTAGGAGGTACGAAAGACGATTTCGCCTATTCTGTGATTTCCACTGCAGATGGAAATGTTTTGTGTGGAGGTAGCACTCGTTCAAACGATGGAGATGTATCGGGAAATCATGGAAATTTTGATTGCTGGCTTACTAAAATGGATAGTCTTGGAAATGTTATTTGGAGTAAATGTTATGGCGGTACTCAATACGATGAATTAAAAAGTTTAATTCAAACTACCGATGGAGGTTATATATTTTCAGGAAGAAGTCATTCCAACAATGGCGATGTAAGTGGCCACCATGGAACTGCAATAAGTTCAGATGCATGGGTGGTAAAAATTGATGCTGCCGGTAATATCGAATGGCAAAGATCTTATGGTGGAACCGATTGGGATTATTCAGAAGATATAATTCAGACCGCTGAAGGATATGTATTCACAGGATATGCCAGCAGTAATGATGGTGATGCAAATGCGAGTCACCCTGTTGATTATTGGATAGTGAAGATCGATCTTACCGGAAATATTATTTGGTCAAAAACTTATGGTGGTTCTAATTCTGATAATGCAAATTCTCTTATTCAATTAGCTGATGGTAATTTTATTGTTGCAGGAACATCCTATTCATGGAATGGTGATGTAACCGGTCACCACGGCACCGATCTTTCCAATGGGGATGTTTGGGTTCTTAAATTAGATGCAAATGGGAATATTGTTTGGAAAAAATCATACGGTGGACTTTCTATAGAACTCGGAAACGAGGTAATTGATTATGATGATGATTTATTTTTGGTGACCGGATATGCGCAATCAATTGATGGTGATCTTTCCTCCACACCTTCCAACGATGGAAATGTTTGGACATTAGCTATTAATAAAGTGAGTGGAGTTATGGAATGGTATGCTTTAAATGGTGGTAGTGTAGGAACAGAATACGGAAGAACTGTTTGCAAAACTTCATACAATGGATTTATTTTCGGTGCAATTGCAACTACCAATAACGATCTCATAACCACCGCCCATGGATTTAACGATTTTTGGATCTTTACCTGGACTCCCGATTGTATTGCAGTTACAGAAACTTGTAATCTTATCGACGACGATTGTGATGGATTAATTGATAATGGAATTATCGAAACAATTAATATTTCGGCAGATGGTGCAACAACATTCTGTCAGGGAAATTCCGTTTTATTATCTGCAACATATTCCGGTGCAAGCATTCAGTGGAAAAAGAACGGGACAAATATTCCCGGTGCAACATCATCAGCATACTCAGCAAATAAAACCGGAAATTATACTGCAGTTACAACTTCACCATGTGGTACCGCAACATCATCAATAATAAATGTTACTGTAAATAAAAATCCTTCAGCATCCATTACCGCAGGCGGTGCAACAACATTTTGTGCAGGTGGTTCAGTAATATTAACCGCAAATGCAGGAGGCGGATTAAGTTATCAATGGTATAAAGGAGCTTCACTTTTAGTTGGCGCAACATCAATAAATTACACAGCAACAACCGCAGGCAATTATAAATGCAGAGTAACAAAAACCGCAACAGGATGTTTTAAAAATTCAAATGTTATTTCTGTTACGGTGCCTTGTAAAGAAGGCGAGGAATTAATGAATGAACAAAATAATAACTTCACCATCTTTCCTAATCCAAACAACGGAACGTTCAACCTGCTTTATGATTGCCCAACAGGATCAATTTACTTAACAATTCTTAACTCCCTTGGGCAACAGATATTTTATAAACAAATAAATTCGACTAATGGGATTATCAATGAAACAATTTCAATAAATAATTTATCCTCTGGAATTTATTTCGTGAAATTATATAATGAAAATAATTATTCAGAACAAAAGTTAATAATTGAATAA
- a CDS encoding T9SS type A sorting domain-containing protein, whose amino-acid sequence MNKYFIFAVISFLLIPFSSSTQAPAIEWQNTIGGTGYDFLNSIDQTSDGGYIMGGYSDSNIGGDKSENNIGGDDYWIVKLNAAGNIEWENTVGGGNFDRFYSVEETPDGGYILGGQSLSGGGVGDKSESNMGGYDYWVVKLNSDGSVAWDNAYGGVGNDQLYNAQPTSDGGYILAGSSDTGLGGDKTDNKVGNTDFWIIKLDAAGNIVWQNDLGGVMFDIAYSAYETTDGGYIIGGTSTSGISGDKTQANFGFVDYWVVKINSSGVYEWDKTFGGASSEYLYSAIPTADGGSILVGMADGGISGNKTEASNGLYDFWLIKLDALGNISWQNSIGGSGQDYVFVNPVVQTSDNGYIVAGYSQSAISGDKTEANTGSWDYWILKLTAGGSITWQTVLGGSGGDYANAINTTADGGYIVGGYSYSGATGEKSEANIGDADYWVMKLEGTGCVPFTEICNGIDDNCNAIIDEGITETISISAGGATTFCQGGNVLLTAVHTGTSLQWKRNGSNIPGATSATYLATTKGTYTCQTTSTCDTELSSAIAVNVIKNPPASITAGGATTFCAGGSVILTANAGGGLSYQWYKGASLLAGATSINYTATIAGNYKCRVTKTATGCFKNSNVIAVSVPCKEGERLLDTRNLQIFPNPNNGNFTVISDITGKGNIEILNSLGQVIYSKVLNSENGINENISIPGLPGGIYLIRVISEESGMEQLISIN is encoded by the coding sequence ATGAATAAATATTTCATTTTTGCAGTTATCTCCTTTCTCCTTATTCCTTTTTCCTCCTCAACGCAAGCGCCGGCAATTGAATGGCAAAATACCATCGGAGGTACAGGTTACGATTTTTTAAATAGTATTGATCAAACTTCTGATGGCGGTTATATTATGGGAGGATATTCCGATAGTAATATAGGTGGAGATAAATCGGAAAATAATATTGGCGGTGACGATTATTGGATCGTTAAATTAAATGCTGCCGGAAATATTGAATGGGAAAATACAGTTGGTGGTGGAAATTTCGACAGATTTTATTCCGTAGAAGAAACTCCGGATGGTGGTTATATTTTAGGAGGACAATCGCTTAGTGGCGGTGGGGTAGGAGACAAGTCGGAAAGTAATATGGGTGGATACGATTATTGGGTGGTAAAATTAAATAGCGATGGTTCTGTTGCATGGGATAATGCCTATGGCGGAGTTGGAAACGACCAATTATATAATGCACAACCAACATCCGACGGCGGATATATTCTTGCAGGTTCTTCCGACACAGGTTTAGGGGGAGATAAAACAGATAATAAAGTAGGAAATACCGATTTCTGGATAATTAAATTGGATGCAGCTGGAAATATTGTATGGCAAAATGATCTTGGAGGAGTTATGTTCGATATCGCATATTCTGCTTACGAAACAACTGATGGTGGATATATTATCGGAGGCACTTCAACCAGCGGAATTAGCGGAGATAAAACACAAGCCAATTTTGGATTTGTAGATTATTGGGTTGTGAAAATAAATTCTTCCGGAGTTTACGAATGGGATAAAACATTTGGTGGTGCGTCATCCGAATATTTATATTCAGCAATTCCAACTGCTGATGGCGGTTCTATTTTAGTAGGTATGGCAGATGGTGGCATCTCCGGAAATAAAACGGAAGCATCAAATGGATTATATGATTTTTGGTTAATTAAATTAGATGCATTGGGAAATATTTCATGGCAAAATTCCATCGGTGGTTCCGGTCAGGATTATGTTTTTGTAAATCCTGTTGTGCAAACTTCCGATAATGGATATATCGTAGCAGGATATTCGCAAAGTGCAATTAGTGGTGATAAAACAGAAGCAAATACAGGTTCATGGGATTATTGGATATTGAAATTAACAGCAGGAGGATCTATTACATGGCAAACTGTATTAGGTGGTTCTGGTGGAGATTATGCAAATGCAATTAATACTACAGCTGATGGCGGATATATTGTTGGAGGATATTCCTACAGCGGTGCCACAGGAGAAAAATCAGAAGCAAATATTGGTGATGCAGATTATTGGGTGATGAAATTGGAAGGCACAGGTTGTGTTCCGTTCACAGAAATTTGTAATGGAATAGATGATAATTGTAATGCAATTATTGATGAAGGAATTACTGAAACCATTTCTATTTCTGCAGGTGGTGCAACAACATTTTGTCAGGGAGGAAATGTTTTATTAACTGCCGTGCACACAGGAACTTCTTTACAATGGAAAAGAAACGGTTCCAATATTCCCGGTGCAACATCTGCAACTTATTTAGCAACTACAAAAGGAACTTATACTTGTCAGACAACCAGCACTTGTGATACAGAATTATCATCTGCTATAGCCGTAAACGTTATCAAAAACCCACCCGCATCAATTACCGCAGGCGGCGCAACAACTTTCTGCGCAGGTGGTTCAGTTATTTTAACAGCAAATGCCGGTGGCGGATTAAGTTACCAATGGTATAAAGGAGCCTCACTTTTAGCAGGTGCAACATCCATAAATTACACCGCAACAATTGCAGGAAATTATAAATGCAGAGTAACCAAAACTGCAACGGGATGTTTTAAAAATTCGAATGTAATTGCGGTTAGCGTTCCTTGTAAAGAAGGTGAAAGATTATTGGACACAAGGAATTTGCAAATCTTCCCAAATCCAAACAACGGAAACTTTACAGTTATATCCGATATCACAGGAAAAGGGAATATAGAAATACTAAATTCACTTGGACAAGTAATTTATTCAAAGGTGTTAAACTCGGAAAATGGAATAAATGAAAATATATCAATTCCCGGACTTCCAGGTGGAATATATTTAATTCGTGTAATTTCAGAAGAATCAGGTATGGAACAGCTAATAAGTATAAACTAA
- a CDS encoding T9SS type A sorting domain-containing protein — protein MKKLLPITLSILAAGSIYAQPSLTSDEMLPFGSFMEFYYPDNLEVIDTTIQGADVTWDFSDFEPIFDEGATIEIVDPAETAHGDDFPESNYGYYEIYPGANAYRYFNLTTEKMERVGSYLSGTVNTFTDTQEEYIFPFELGVTNIDTWDNTESGFGGGDYNLECLGYGTLILPDMTTNDALMVRVHFTEGGIIDIKLFLWYSSDNGAILMQYIDGDGFWVGDNAIYLHSLEVYSGIHDEPITENIIYNNPVDNILNITFENFYTNGSYQIFNELGQVIKSEQISSTSTQWQIPVDDLTIGIYTVLITLDGKQPEAFRMVKM, from the coding sequence ATGAAAAAACTACTACCTATTACTCTAAGCATCCTTGCTGCAGGCAGCATTTATGCTCAACCATCCCTCACAAGTGATGAAATGCTTCCCTTCGGCTCCTTCATGGAGTTTTATTACCCTGATAATTTAGAGGTAATAGACACCACAATTCAAGGTGCTGATGTAACTTGGGATTTTTCTGATTTTGAACCCATATTTGATGAGGGAGCAACCATTGAGATCGTAGATCCGGCAGAAACCGCACATGGAGATGATTTTCCGGAGTCCAATTATGGATACTATGAAATTTATCCCGGAGCAAATGCATACCGCTATTTTAATCTCACCACAGAAAAAATGGAAAGGGTCGGTTCTTATTTATCAGGCACTGTAAATACATTCACGGATACCCAGGAAGAATATATATTTCCTTTTGAGCTTGGAGTAACAAATATCGATACCTGGGATAATACGGAATCCGGTTTTGGAGGAGGAGATTATAATCTCGAATGTTTGGGTTACGGCACTCTTATTTTACCCGACATGACAACTAATGATGCACTCATGGTTCGTGTTCATTTTACGGAAGGTGGCATCATCGACATAAAATTATTTTTATGGTATAGTTCTGATAACGGAGCTATCCTTATGCAATATATTGATGGTGATGGTTTCTGGGTTGGAGATAATGCAATTTATCTCCATTCATTAGAAGTATATTCCGGAATTCACGACGAACCCATTACAGAAAATATCATTTATAATAATCCTGTTGATAATATACTCAATATAACTTTCGAGAATTTTTATACAAATGGAAGTTATCAGATATTTAATGAACTGGGACAAGTTATTAAATCGGAGCAGATCTCCTCCACATCTACCCAATGGCAAATTCCGGTGGATGATTTAACCATTGGCATTTATACTGTATTAATTACATTAGATGGTAAACAACCTGAAGCTTTTAGAATGGTGAAAATGTAA